From a region of the Helianthus annuus cultivar XRQ/B chromosome 5, HanXRQr2.0-SUNRISE, whole genome shotgun sequence genome:
- the LOC110942073 gene encoding G-type lectin S-receptor-like serine/threonine-protein kinase At1g34300 encodes MSSVSPPPPSSPSRGLILGITIGVTVFSFICWVVYKNIQATVALKNQDSRFITIAMAQFLDDMEREKPIRFTTQQLRISTDNFNHILGSGAFGIVYKGVIGNNRHVAVKVLNGTSNQQIEEQFMAEMSTMGRTHHFNLVRLYGFCFESSLIALVYEYMANGSLDNHLFKGNKEAMIGFEKLHEIAVGAARGITYLHEECAQRIVHYDIKPGNILLDSNFCAKVADFGLAKLCNRDNTHITMTRGRGTPDYAAPDPLNPFTHLFLENNESNDFYGQMALNVGGSDWSSFEVVTRSSEITETPLMRRYEITSASE; translated from the exons ATGTCTTCCGTTTCCCCTCCGCCTCCTTCTTCGCCTTCTCGAGGCCTCATTCTTGGAATTACAATTGGTGTCACAGTTTTTTCATTTA TTTGTTGGGTAGTTTACAAAAACATACAAGCTACTGTGGCATTAAAGAACCAAGACTCTCGATTCATTACCATCGCCATGGCCCAGTTCCTTGATGACATGGAAAGGGAAAAGCCCATCCGGTTCACCACTCAACAACTAAGAATATCCACAGATAACTTCAACCACATATTGGGTTCAGGCGCATTTGGCATAGTTTACAAGGGAGTCATCGGCAACAACCGGCATGTGGCCGTGAAAGTACTAAATGGGACCTCTAACCAGCAAATTGAGGAGCAATTTATGGCAGAAATGAGCACCATGGGAAGAACACACCACTTTAATCTTGTTAGGCTTTATGGATTTTGTTTTGAATCAAGTTTAATAGCTCTTGTATATGAGTACATGGCTAACGGCTCATTGGATAATCATTTGTTTAAAGGGAATAAAGAGGCTATGATAGGGTTTGAAAAGCTTCACGAGATTGCGGTGGGAGCAGCAAGAGGCATCACGTACTTGCATGAAGAATGCGCTCAAAGAATAGTTCACTATGATATCAAACCAGGAAACATACTCTTGGATTCAAATTTTTGTGCAAAAGTAGCTGATTTCGGTTTGGCCAAACTTTGCAATAGGGATAACACCCATATAACCATGACAAGGGGACGTGGTACCCCAGACTATGCTGCCCCTGACCCTTTAAATCCGTTTACACACTTATTTTTAGAGAATAATGAATCTAATGATTTCTACGGTCAAATGGCACTAAATGTCGGTGGTTCAGACTGGTCTTCGTTTGAAGTTGTAACAAGATCTAGTGAAATCACGGAGACACCACTTATGAGAAGATATGAGATTACAAGTGCATCTGAATAA